From Deferribacter autotrophicus, the proteins below share one genomic window:
- the surE gene encoding 5'/3'-nucleotidase SurE: MKILLTNDDGIYSKGIYALYEKLTEIAEVVVVAPITEQSAVGHAITISDPLRIYEVTRKNKFFGYGVKGTPADCVKLAFDDILTTKPDLVVSGINHGANLSSNVIYSGTISAATEGAMMGVKSFAISLASVEYSDFSVAAQFGKFFAKYLHELDVGENLLFNINVPPLKREEIKGWKFTVQGRTKYLDTFEKRVDPRGNTYYWLTGEKIEVESVDESDDKAINNGYISVTPLKYDMTNYNFFNKVKMEVQEWEE, translated from the coding sequence ATGAAGATTTTATTAACAAATGATGATGGTATATATTCAAAAGGAATTTATGCTCTTTATGAGAAGCTTACTGAAATAGCTGAAGTTGTAGTTGTTGCACCTATCACAGAGCAGAGTGCTGTGGGGCATGCTATAACCATATCTGATCCTTTGAGGATCTATGAAGTTACGAGAAAAAACAAATTTTTTGGATATGGTGTAAAAGGGACACCAGCAGATTGTGTTAAGCTTGCATTTGATGATATTTTGACAACAAAACCTGACCTGGTAGTTTCAGGTATTAACCATGGGGCAAATTTATCTTCAAATGTGATTTATTCAGGTACCATTTCAGCAGCCACAGAAGGTGCCATGATGGGAGTTAAATCTTTTGCAATAAGTCTTGCTTCTGTGGAATATAGTGATTTTTCTGTGGCGGCGCAGTTTGGAAAATTTTTTGCAAAATATTTACATGAACTTGATGTAGGAGAAAATCTTCTATTCAATATAAATGTTCCACCACTGAAGCGTGAGGAGATTAAAGGCTGGAAATTTACTGTACAGGGTAGGACAAAATATCTTGATACTTTTGAAAAAAGGGTTGATCCAAGAGGTAATACATATTACTGGTTGACAGGGGAGAAAATTGAAGTTGAATCTGTTGATGAAAGTGATGATAAGGCGATAAATAATGGTTATATAAGTGTTACACCATTAAAATATGATATGACAAATTATAATTTTTTTAATAAGGTGAAAATGGAGGTTCAAGAATGGGAAGAATAA
- a CDS encoding Mrp/NBP35 family ATP-binding protein, with protein MSSCNSNSSCSSCSSQNSCDVSEKEKHTKELLKQRLSKIKCTLMVMSGKGGVGKSTVSTNLAAMLNMLGHKVGILDADIHGPNIPKMLGINEKGVLSSAEGIIPFEPIENLKTMSVAFLLKSDDDAVIWRAPLKHSLIEQFISDVNWGELDFLIIDLPPGTGDEPLSVAHVIENVDGSIIVTTPQEVALLDSRKSVTFSRKLNIPVIGIVENMSGFVCPNCGERIDLFKVGGGEKAAKELDVDFLGRIPIDPLVVAHGDEGKPYILSHPTSEVSKAYKEIAEKVISKTIK; from the coding sequence ATGTCTTCATGCAATTCAAACAGCTCATGTAGCAGTTGTTCATCTCAAAACAGTTGCGATGTTTCTGAAAAAGAAAAACATACAAAAGAGCTTTTAAAACAAAGACTTTCAAAAATCAAATGTACATTAATGGTAATGAGTGGCAAAGGTGGTGTGGGTAAATCAACTGTAAGTACAAATCTCGCTGCAATGCTTAATATGCTAGGGCACAAAGTAGGTATCCTTGATGCGGATATACATGGACCAAATATCCCAAAAATGTTAGGAATAAACGAAAAAGGTGTATTATCATCCGCTGAAGGAATCATCCCCTTTGAACCTATTGAAAATCTAAAAACTATGTCTGTAGCATTCCTTTTAAAGAGTGATGATGATGCTGTCATATGGAGAGCACCTTTAAAACACAGCTTAATAGAGCAATTTATCAGTGATGTAAATTGGGGTGAACTGGATTTCTTGATAATTGACTTGCCTCCTGGTACGGGTGATGAACCATTAAGCGTTGCTCATGTCATTGAAAACGTTGATGGTAGTATCATCGTTACTACTCCTCAGGAAGTTGCCCTACTAGATTCAAGAAAATCTGTAACTTTCAGTAGAAAATTAAACATACCAGTTATTGGAATTGTTGAAAACATGAGTGGATTTGTTTGTCCAAATTGTGGTGAAAGAATAGATCTATTTAAAGTAGGTGGTGGTGAAAAAGCAGCAAAAGAGTTAGATGTTGACTTCTTAGGGAGAATCCCTATTGATCCACTCGTTGTAGCACATGGAGATGAAGGAAAACCTTATATTCTCAGCCATCCAACATCTGAAGTATCAAAAGCATATAAAGAAATAGCTGAAAAAGTAATTTCAAAAACAATCAAATAA